In Salinibacterium sp. NK8237, the following proteins share a genomic window:
- a CDS encoding FMN-binding protein: MRTRAVLGSILASLSVLVLGYQAGATVIAGDATSLVLSTDTGAETDASESDAADDTVPNVTDDDAAADETATDEVPSEDAEPTGPADGTYSGATVTTRYGDVQVAVTISAGTIADVATLQLTATGRSAQISNEAIPILRAAVIESQTADVANVSGATYTADAYLASLQSALDAAGA, translated from the coding sequence GTGAGAACCCGAGCAGTTTTAGGCAGCATTCTGGCGTCACTGAGTGTTCTTGTTCTTGGCTACCAGGCAGGCGCCACCGTTATTGCCGGTGATGCGACCTCACTCGTTCTGTCTACGGACACCGGCGCCGAAACCGACGCGTCCGAGTCGGACGCCGCTGACGACACCGTCCCCAACGTGACAGATGACGATGCTGCGGCCGACGAGACGGCAACCGACGAGGTGCCGTCCGAAGACGCAGAACCGACCGGTCCGGCCGATGGCACCTACTCCGGCGCGACGGTTACGACCCGCTACGGCGACGTGCAGGTCGCTGTGACCATTAGTGCGGGAACCATCGCCGACGTTGCGACCTTGCAGCTAACCGCGACGGGCCGGTCGGCTCAGATCAGCAACGAGGCGATCCCCATTCTGCGCGCCGCAGTGATCGAATCGCAGACTGCCGACGTGGCGAATGTAAGCGGCGCGACGTACACGGCTGACGCGTACTTGGCGTCGCTGCAGTCTGCTCTAGATGCGGCGGGTGCCTGA
- a CDS encoding ferric reductase-like transmembrane domain-containing protein produces MTTHAATRRVVARSPIADGDYRRAFARRGRRSDALVIALWASGAAAAALFLASGGLSQFSSITEILTSIGIVAGLIGTDFILVMLVLAARIPLIDATIGHDRAIALHRSLGKPALYLLLAHAALLLTGYGLSSGINPIAEIGSMLTLPDMPLAFIALGLLIAVVVTSLIAVRKHFSYEAWHLIHLLSYASVLFALPHQLSVGGVLAEGSFQRAYWISLYVVALGSIVTFRFAQPIVSSLRHRLRVSSVTQIAPGVTTIEFSGRRLRALGASGGQFFIWRFWTGRTWWHSHPISLSSMPNNLSARITVRALGEGSAQLATLPVGTRVSIEGPYGLFSTVARTSPKLTIIAAGIGVTPVRALLESAALAPGEATVLLRASTPEETYHWDEIRAIAAAQGAICYSMIGHRPQHTPSWMAAADAERGVTLATTFPDLTDSDVYLCGPTPWLDLVEADVRATGIHPHQIHAERFDW; encoded by the coding sequence ATGACCACCCACGCCGCGACCCGACGCGTCGTCGCCCGATCCCCCATCGCCGACGGCGACTACCGGCGTGCGTTCGCGCGTCGCGGCCGTCGTTCCGATGCGCTCGTGATCGCGCTGTGGGCTTCCGGAGCCGCTGCCGCTGCGCTCTTCTTGGCATCCGGAGGGCTCAGCCAGTTCTCTTCGATCACCGAGATCCTCACCAGCATCGGAATCGTCGCGGGGCTGATCGGCACCGACTTCATTCTGGTGATGCTGGTGCTCGCCGCCCGTATCCCCCTCATCGATGCGACGATCGGCCACGATCGCGCCATCGCCCTCCACCGTTCGCTGGGCAAGCCAGCGCTCTACCTGCTGCTCGCGCACGCGGCACTGCTGCTCACCGGCTACGGGCTTTCGTCGGGCATCAATCCGATTGCCGAAATCGGTTCGATGCTGACCTTGCCCGATATGCCCCTCGCATTCATCGCCCTAGGGTTGCTCATCGCTGTCGTCGTGACCTCACTGATCGCGGTGCGCAAGCACTTCAGCTACGAGGCCTGGCACCTCATCCACCTCCTCAGCTACGCCTCTGTGCTCTTTGCGCTTCCGCACCAACTCAGTGTCGGTGGCGTGCTCGCCGAAGGCAGCTTTCAACGGGCTTACTGGATCTCGCTCTACGTTGTCGCACTCGGCAGCATCGTGACTTTTCGATTCGCCCAGCCGATTGTCTCGAGCCTGCGCCACCGCCTCCGCGTGTCATCCGTTACGCAGATCGCCCCGGGCGTGACAACCATCGAGTTTTCTGGACGCAGGCTTCGAGCCCTGGGCGCCTCCGGCGGACAGTTCTTTATCTGGCGCTTCTGGACGGGGCGAACATGGTGGCACTCCCACCCGATTTCACTTTCCTCAATGCCCAACAACCTTTCCGCGCGCATCACCGTTCGCGCCCTCGGCGAGGGCAGCGCTCAACTCGCCACCCTGCCAGTGGGCACGCGAGTAAGCATCGAGGGGCCCTATGGGTTGTTCTCCACCGTGGCACGCACGTCACCGAAACTGACCATTATTGCCGCGGGAATCGGTGTGACCCCCGTGCGCGCTTTGCTGGAAAGTGCTGCGCTTGCCCCCGGAGAAGCGACCGTTCTGCTGCGAGCTAGTACGCCAGAAGAGACCTATCACTGGGACGAGATCCGAGCGATTGCCGCCGCGCAGGGCGCAATCTGCTACTCGATGATCGGCCACCGACCGCAACACACGCCCAGTTGGATGGCTGCAGCGGATGCCGAGCGCGGCGTCACCCTCGCGACCACCTTCCCCGACCTGACCGACTCCGACGTGTACCTGTGCGGGCCCACGCCGTGGCTCGACCTCGTCGAAGCGGATGTTCGCGCCACCGGAATCCACCCCCATCAGATTCACGCAGAAAGGTTTGACTGGTGA